The following coding sequences are from one Cygnus olor isolate bCygOlo1 chromosome 2, bCygOlo1.pri.v2, whole genome shotgun sequence window:
- the DNAJB6 gene encoding dnaJ homolog subfamily B member 6 isoform X4, producing MVDYYEVLGVQKHASPEDIKKAYRKLALKWHPDKNPDNKEEAERQFKQVAEAYEVLSDAKKRDIYDRYGKEGLINGGGGGSHHDNPFEFGFTFRNPEDVFREFFGGRDPFSFDFFEDPFEDFFGSRRGPRGSRSRGGGSFFSAFGGFPGFGSAFPSFDTGFTSFGSLGHGGLTSFSSASFGGSGMGNFKSVSTSTKIVNGRKITTKRIVENGQERVEVEEDGQLRSLTINGKEQLLRLDNK from the exons ATGGTGGATTACTATGAAGTCCTGGGAGTGCAGAAGCATGCCTCACcagaagatattaaaaaagC GTACCGTAAATTGGCATTAAAATGGCACCCTGACAAAAATCCGGACAACAAAGAAGAGGCAGAGCGGCAATTTAAACAAGTGGCTGAGGCCTATGAAGTTTTGTCAGACG CTAAAAAACGTGACATCTATGACAGATATGGAAAAGAAGGCTTAATAAATGGAGGTGGAG gtggAAGTCATCATGATAATCCATTTGAATTTGGATTTACATTCCGTAACCCAGAGGATGTCTTCAGGGAGTTTTTTGGTGGAAGGGACCCTTTTTCGTTTGACTTCTTCG AAGATCCTTTTGAAGACTTTTTCGGGAGCAGGCGGGGTCCAAGgggaagcagaagcagaggcGGTGGATcgtttttctctgcttttggtGGATTCCCTGGTTTTGGAAgtgcttttccttcatttgaCACAG GTTTTACTTCGTTTGGTTCACTGGGACATGGAGGTCTCACTTCGTTCTCCTCCGCATCGTTTGGTGGCAGTGGGATGGGTAACTTCAAATCAGTATCAACCTCAACTAAAATAGTCAACGGCAGAAAAATTACTACAAAGAG AATTGTTGAGAACGGACAAGAGAGAGTAGAAGTTGAAGAAGATGGCCAGTTAAGGTCGCTAACAATAAATGGTAAGGAGCAGCTGCTACGCTTGGATAACAAGTAA